The Clostridia bacterium genome window below encodes:
- a CDS encoding metallophosphoesterase: protein MVIYILIAAAAVLLGAALISTFTLRTTRTEIPIRNLPDEFDGFRLVHISDLHNASFGKGNGRLISRIKNCKPDCVLITGDFAGGVSFEHPEKGAAHKLWLGLKPLPVYVSLGNHELRLVYRHNDLLEKQRADLRDTGCVLLDNSACRIERNGAHINLFGLSLEGARHKGVHPFRIPEGTLDGALKPVEGEVNILMAHVPQFFPQYADAGYDLVLSGHIHGGIVRIPGLGGVFSPTRRLFPEYCYGLYERGKTKMFVTAGLGRALIPLRFLCRPEVAEIVLKKAE from the coding sequence ATGGTCATTTATATTTTGATTGCGGCCGCGGCCGTTCTTCTCGGCGCGGCGCTGATCTCCACCTTTACGCTCCGAACGACGCGGACGGAGATCCCGATCCGGAACCTGCCGGACGAATTCGACGGCTTCAGGCTCGTCCACATATCCGACCTGCACAACGCCTCCTTCGGAAAAGGCAACGGGAGGCTTATTTCGCGTATAAAGAACTGCAAGCCCGACTGCGTGCTTATAACCGGGGATTTCGCCGGCGGCGTTTCGTTCGAGCATCCGGAAAAAGGCGCCGCGCACAAGCTCTGGCTCGGGCTGAAGCCGCTGCCCGTCTACGTTTCGCTCGGCAACCACGAGCTGCGGCTTGTTTACCGCCATAACGACCTGCTTGAAAAGCAGCGCGCGGACCTGCGCGATACCGGCTGCGTACTGCTCGACAACTCCGCCTGCCGCATCGAAAGGAACGGCGCGCATATCAATCTTTTCGGTCTCTCTCTCGAAGGCGCGAGGCATAAAGGCGTGCACCCGTTCCGCATCCCCGAGGGGACGCTCGACGGCGCGCTGAAGCCGGTCGAGGGCGAAGTTAATATACTTATGGCGCACGTTCCGCAGTTTTTCCCGCAGTACGCTGACGCCGGATACGACCTCGTTTTAAGCGGGCATATACACGGCGGCATCGTGCGCATTCCCGGGCTCGGCGGCGTGTTTTCACCGACGCGGCGGCTTTTCCCCGAATACTGCTACGGTCTGTATGAACGCGGAAAGACGAAGATGTTCGTGACCGCGGGACTCGGACGCGCGCTGATACCGCTCCGTTTCCTCTGCCGTCCGGAAGTTGCGGAAATAGTCTTGAAAAAAGCGGAGTAA
- a CDS encoding glucosaminidase domain-containing protein — protein MSLTCSLDELIGYYLSIGAKYGVRGDIAYLQAIIETGWFRFNRPNGYHVYEGGEWVYKNGPRPDGYYVVPSDNNFCGLGVTGYVSENNTLCRFDTAALGVEAQIQHLYAYACKSPLPSGTAEIDPRFNLVTRGCAPNWNDLGGGNWAADKEYAAKILASYKKASGE, from the coding sequence ATGAGCCTGACCTGTTCGCTCGACGAACTTATCGGATACTACCTCTCAATCGGCGCGAAATACGGCGTGCGCGGCGACATAGCGTACCTGCAGGCGATAATCGAAACAGGCTGGTTCAGATTCAACCGGCCGAACGGATATCACGTATACGAGGGCGGCGAATGGGTTTATAAAAACGGTCCGCGCCCGGACGGGTATTATGTCGTTCCGTCGGATAACAACTTCTGCGGACTCGGCGTAACCGGATACGTAAGCGAAAACAACACGCTGTGCCGCTTCGATACCGCCGCGCTCGGCGTGGAAGCGCAGATACAGCACCTCTACGCCTACGCCTGCAAATCGCCGCTCCCGTCCGGAACTGCGGAGATCGACCCGCGCTTCAATCTCGTGACGCGCGGATGCGCGCCGAACTGGAACGACCTCGGCGGAGGCAACTGGGCGGCGGATAAGGAATACGCCGCAAAAATACTCGCTTCTTACAAAAAAGCGTCGGGAGAATAA
- a CDS encoding stage II sporulation protein R yields the protein MTKTRWAVILTVILLLISAFAADVSVFARNCEQLRGDVLRLHVIANSDSEADQAVKLEVRDLLLAETKSRVGDAADKGDAEAYFRENAAALTEKVNAFLAEKGFGYGAEISLSRSCFDTREYDGNTLPSGDYDALKVVLGKGEGKNWWCVLFPPLCVSAAKGNELPASDYKLMRSGNETGYKIKLKVVEWFRFLKNLFS from the coding sequence ATGACAAAAACCAGATGGGCCGTGATACTTACCGTTATACTGCTGCTGATATCCGCATTCGCCGCCGACGTCTCCGTCTTTGCGCGGAACTGCGAACAGCTGCGCGGCGACGTGCTGCGCCTGCACGTTATCGCGAACTCCGATTCCGAAGCCGACCAGGCGGTCAAGCTGGAGGTGCGCGACCTGCTGCTCGCAGAAACGAAAAGCCGCGTCGGAGACGCGGCCGATAAGGGCGATGCGGAGGCGTATTTCAGAGAAAACGCGGCGGCGCTGACCGAAAAGGTCAACGCGTTCCTCGCGGAAAAAGGCTTCGGCTACGGCGCGGAGATCTCGCTCTCGCGCTCCTGCTTCGACACGCGCGAATACGACGGCAACACGCTGCCTTCCGGCGATTACGACGCGCTGAAGGTCGTGCTCGGCAAGGGAGAAGGCAAAAACTGGTGGTGCGTTCTGTTCCCGCCGCTTTGCGTTTCGGCGGCGAAAGGAAACGAGTTGCCCGCGAGCGATTACAAGCTCATGCGCAGCGGGAACGAAACGGGTTATAAGATCAAGCTGAAAGTCGTCGAGTGGTTCCGGTTTCTGAAAAATCTTTTCAGCTGA
- a CDS encoding formate/nitrite transporter family protein, whose amino-acid sequence MLKQAKTFVQAIAAGLMISIGGTVYMICPNKLLGAFMFALGLFMVCVWKFNLFTGKIGYVVEDKSTWKTLAQIWIGNLCGALLAGYAVRATRMFDKMSEAVTASVEAKLGDAWYSTFLLAIFCGMLMFLAVDTFKTVESGFMKTVAVILPIAVFIVAGFNHCIADMYYISAANAWSLDAAVYVLIVTAGNAVGSVIIAFFKKFR is encoded by the coding sequence ATGCTGAAACAAGCGAAAACATTCGTTCAGGCGATCGCGGCGGGGCTTATGATAAGCATCGGCGGCACCGTGTATATGATCTGCCCGAATAAACTTCTCGGCGCGTTCATGTTCGCGCTCGGACTGTTTATGGTCTGCGTGTGGAAATTCAACCTTTTCACCGGCAAGATCGGCTACGTCGTGGAGGATAAGTCCACGTGGAAAACGCTGGCGCAGATATGGATAGGCAACCTCTGCGGCGCGCTTCTCGCGGGATACGCCGTCCGAGCGACGCGTATGTTCGACAAGATGAGCGAAGCGGTGACCGCCTCCGTTGAAGCGAAGCTCGGCGACGCGTGGTACAGCACCTTCCTGCTGGCGATATTCTGCGGAATGCTGATGTTCCTCGCGGTCGACACCTTCAAAACGGTCGAGAGCGGCTTTATGAAGACCGTAGCGGTAATTCTGCCTATCGCCGTCTTCATCGTCGCGGGCTTCAACCACTGCATCGCGGATATGTATTACATTTCCGCGGCGAACGCGTGGTCGCTCGACGCCGCCGTTTACGTGCTCATCGTGACCGCCGGCAACGCCGTCGGCTCGGTCATAATCGCGTTTTTCAAGAAGTTCCGGTAA
- the spoIVB gene encoding SpoIVB peptidase yields MIKKTLVILLVALFILGGLAGAWFYARGRVADEYYVKDGQEFTLAGASVTVRANGGAAQASAGDGSFKGTARLFGFIPLKTVKLKTVAENSVVIGGEAFGLKMYTNGLIVVGFSDISTERGTENPARDAGIEKGDLLKSVNGVRLTKNSDVTSLINAARGAEATLVLERGGVKKTVTLTPALSAEDGKYKLGIWVRDSAAGIGTISFYEPETGLFVGLGHGIYDSDTEALMPAAQGEIVKTTITGVKRGEKGSPGELYGFFDQETVIGELHGNSELGVYGKLTAAVEGDRMPVALKQEIEIGDAKLITPAIDGGKAEYDVRITSIVNDDKGSGRNMIIKITDEKLLELTGGIVQGMSGSPIIQNGKIVGAVTHVLVNDPTSGYAVFAERMYDLIG; encoded by the coding sequence TTGATAAAGAAAACGCTCGTAATACTTCTCGTCGCGCTCTTTATTTTAGGAGGGCTTGCGGGAGCATGGTTTTATGCGCGCGGCAGGGTCGCGGACGAGTATTACGTCAAGGACGGACAGGAATTCACACTCGCGGGCGCGTCCGTTACGGTGCGGGCGAACGGCGGCGCGGCGCAGGCATCCGCGGGCGACGGCAGCTTCAAGGGTACCGCGCGGCTCTTCGGCTTCATTCCGCTTAAAACGGTAAAGCTGAAAACTGTCGCGGAGAACTCCGTCGTTATCGGCGGCGAGGCGTTCGGACTGAAGATGTATACCAACGGGCTCATCGTCGTCGGCTTCAGCGACATAAGCACTGAGCGGGGGACAGAAAACCCCGCCCGCGACGCCGGGATTGAAAAGGGCGACCTGCTCAAAAGCGTCAACGGCGTGCGCCTGACGAAAAACAGCGACGTCACGTCGCTGATAAACGCCGCCCGCGGCGCGGAAGCGACGCTCGTCCTTGAGCGAGGCGGCGTGAAGAAGACCGTAACGCTGACTCCCGCGCTTTCAGCCGAAGACGGCAAATACAAGCTCGGTATCTGGGTGCGCGACAGCGCGGCAGGAATAGGCACGATAAGCTTTTACGAGCCCGAAACCGGCCTTTTTGTCGGTCTCGGCCACGGCATCTACGATTCCGATACCGAGGCGCTTATGCCGGCCGCGCAGGGCGAGATCGTCAAAACGACGATAACCGGCGTCAAGCGCGGCGAGAAGGGCTCGCCCGGCGAGCTTTACGGCTTCTTCGACCAGGAGACCGTCATCGGCGAGCTTCACGGCAACAGCGAGCTCGGAGTCTACGGCAAGCTGACCGCGGCGGTCGAAGGGGATAGAATGCCTGTCGCGCTGAAGCAGGAGATCGAGATCGGCGACGCGAAGCTGATTACCCCCGCGATAGACGGCGGCAAGGCGGAATACGACGTGCGCATAACGAGCATCGTCAACGACGACAAGGGCAGCGGCAGGAATATGATAATAAAGATAACCGACGAAAAGCTGCTTGAACTTACCGGCGGCATCGTGCAGGGGATGAGCGGCAGCCCGATAATCCAGAACGGCAAGATCGTCGGCGCGGTAACGCACGTTCTTGTCAACGATCCGACCTCCGGCTACGCCGTTTTCGCGGAGAGGATGTACGACCTGATAGGTTGA
- a CDS encoding glutamine synthetase III, with protein sequence MDIFTDIPELFGCKVFNDTTMRERLPKDVYDALHEAVAEGREIDKNVAAAVAAAMKDWAIENGATHFTHWFQPMTGVTAEKHDSFISPREDGGVIMEFSGKELRRGEPDASCFPSGGLRATFEARGYTAWDPTSYAFLKDDSLCIPTAFCSYGGEMLDKKTPLLRTMELINTQALRVLRLFSSDAKRVTPNVGAEQEYFLIDKSLADERKDLKFTGRTLFGAMPPKRQELEDHYFGAIRPRVMEFMRELNLELWKLGVYAKTEHNEAAPAQHELAPVYASANTSTDHNQLTMEIMKKIAEKHGMTCLLHEKPFAGVNGSGKHNNWSLSTDTGVNLFKPGSAPYENKQFLLFVAAVIKAVDMHQDLLRVTSASAGNDLRLGATEAPPAIVSIYIGGELTAIFDAIESGVPYEPGKAERMKTGVNVIPDFRKDTIDRNRTSPVAFTGNKFEFRMPGASFSISGPNIVINTIVADVLAGFADRLEGASDFDAEVDAVLRETYSAHKRILFNGNNYSEEWKEEAKKRGLLDLPTTADALPYLASRKNVELFTKHGIFTEKEIRSRCEILTDNYCSVNLIEAFTMLDMAKKDILPAALEFEGKLADGLAARKAALNADVSADADAKLVGKINALAGELYDRIEALDSAAERVRGIADSGAKANACRDELIPAMNAVREAADGLEMLVAGDYWPFPTYGDLLYSV encoded by the coding sequence ATGGATATTTTCACCGATATACCCGAGCTTTTCGGCTGCAAGGTATTCAACGATACGACTATGCGCGAACGTCTGCCGAAGGACGTTTACGACGCGCTGCACGAGGCCGTCGCCGAAGGGCGCGAGATCGACAAAAACGTCGCCGCCGCCGTCGCCGCCGCCATGAAGGACTGGGCGATCGAGAACGGCGCGACGCATTTCACGCACTGGTTCCAGCCGATGACCGGCGTCACCGCCGAGAAGCACGACAGCTTCATTTCGCCCCGTGAGGACGGCGGAGTCATCATGGAGTTCTCCGGCAAGGAGCTGCGCCGCGGCGAGCCGGACGCCTCCTGCTTCCCCTCCGGCGGACTCCGCGCCACCTTCGAGGCGAGGGGCTACACCGCGTGGGACCCGACCTCATACGCCTTTTTGAAGGACGATTCGCTCTGCATCCCGACCGCGTTCTGCTCTTACGGCGGCGAGATGCTGGATAAGAAAACTCCCCTGCTTCGCACGATGGAGCTTATCAACACGCAGGCGCTGCGCGTGCTCCGGCTTTTCAGCTCGGACGCGAAGCGCGTCACGCCCAACGTCGGCGCCGAGCAGGAATACTTCCTCATTGACAAGTCTCTCGCCGACGAACGCAAGGATCTGAAATTTACCGGCAGAACGCTTTTCGGCGCGATGCCTCCGAAGAGGCAGGAGCTTGAAGACCACTACTTCGGCGCGATACGCCCGAGAGTTATGGAGTTTATGCGCGAGCTGAACCTCGAGCTCTGGAAGCTCGGCGTTTACGCCAAGACCGAGCACAACGAGGCGGCTCCCGCGCAGCACGAACTCGCGCCCGTCTACGCCTCCGCGAACACCTCCACCGACCACAATCAGCTGACGATGGAGATCATGAAAAAGATCGCCGAGAAGCACGGCATGACCTGCCTGCTCCACGAAAAGCCCTTCGCGGGCGTCAACGGCAGCGGCAAGCACAACAACTGGTCGCTCTCGACCGACACGGGCGTCAACCTTTTCAAGCCCGGCAGCGCACCTTATGAAAACAAGCAGTTCCTGCTCTTCGTCGCCGCGGTCATCAAGGCGGTGGATATGCATCAGGATCTGCTGCGCGTCACATCCGCCTCGGCGGGCAACGACCTGCGCCTCGGCGCTACCGAAGCGCCTCCCGCAATCGTTTCCATCTATATCGGCGGCGAGCTGACCGCGATCTTCGACGCGATAGAAAGCGGCGTACCCTACGAGCCCGGCAAAGCCGAGCGCATGAAGACCGGCGTCAACGTGATCCCCGATTTCCGCAAGGATACGATCGACCGCAACCGCACCTCCCCCGTCGCCTTCACCGGCAACAAGTTCGAGTTCCGTATGCCCGGCGCTTCCTTCTCCATCTCCGGCCCGAACATCGTCATCAATACGATAGTCGCCGACGTGCTCGCCGGCTTCGCCGACCGGCTCGAAGGCGCTTCCGACTTCGACGCCGAAGTCGACGCCGTACTCCGCGAGACCTATTCGGCGCACAAGCGCATACTTTTCAACGGCAACAACTACTCCGAGGAGTGGAAAGAGGAAGCGAAAAAGCGCGGGCTGCTCGACCTGCCGACTACCGCCGACGCGCTCCCCTATCTCGCTTCGCGGAAGAACGTCGAGCTTTTCACGAAGCACGGCATTTTCACCGAAAAGGAGATACGCTCGCGCTGCGAAATACTGACGGATAACTATTGCAGCGTCAACCTCATAGAAGCGTTCACTATGCTCGATATGGCGAAGAAGGATATCCTCCCCGCCGCCCTCGAGTTCGAAGGCAAGCTCGCCGACGGACTTGCGGCGCGCAAAGCCGCGCTGAACGCCGACGTTTCCGCCGACGCGGACGCGAAGCTCGTCGGAAAGATCAACGCGCTCGCGGGCGAGCTTTACGACCGCATCGAAGCGCTCGACTCCGCCGCCGAACGCGTGCGCGGGATCGCCGATTCCGGCGCAAAGGCGAACGCCTGCCGCGACGAACTCATCCCCGCGATGAACGCCGTACGCGAAGCCGCGGACGGGCTCGAAATGCTCGTCGCCGGCGACTACTGGCCCTTCCCGACCTACGGCGACCTGCTTTACAGCGTATAA
- a CDS encoding aspartate--ammonia ligase produces MSKIHIPAGYSSALSLYETQTAIGLIKRVFQDNLCSALNLKRVSAPLFVDPATGLNDDLNGVERPVLFDIPETGGNAAVVHSLAKWKRLALYEYGFPAGEGLCTDMNAIRRDETLDNLHSVYTDQWDWEKVITREDRNIEYLKKTVTAEVGAICDTLDFIKSKYPSITVSLDREVAFVTTQELEDAYPDMTSKQRENAFLRQHHTAFIMQIGDALASGKKHDGRAPDYDDWKLNGDIMFYDELLDCALEISSMGIRVDAASMDEQLKKANADERRRFPFHKMVLNGTLPLTIGGGIGQSRLCMLLLQKAHIGEVQVSVWDEDTVAACRRHGVKLL; encoded by the coding sequence ATGAGCAAGATACACATACCGGCGGGATATTCCTCCGCCCTCTCCCTCTACGAAACGCAGACCGCGATCGGTCTCATCAAGAGGGTGTTTCAGGATAATCTCTGCTCCGCGCTGAATCTGAAGCGCGTTTCCGCGCCGCTTTTCGTCGATCCCGCGACCGGACTGAACGACGACCTCAACGGCGTCGAGCGGCCCGTGCTTTTCGATATTCCCGAGACGGGCGGAAACGCCGCCGTCGTCCATTCGCTCGCAAAGTGGAAGCGCCTGGCGCTTTACGAATACGGCTTCCCCGCGGGCGAAGGGCTCTGCACCGACATGAACGCCATCCGCCGCGACGAAACGCTGGATAACCTCCACTCCGTCTACACCGACCAGTGGGACTGGGAAAAGGTCATCACGCGCGAAGACAGGAACATCGAATACCTGAAAAAGACGGTCACCGCCGAGGTAGGCGCGATCTGCGACACCCTTGATTTCATCAAGTCGAAATATCCGAGCATCACCGTTTCGCTCGACCGCGAGGTCGCGTTCGTCACCACGCAGGAGCTTGAGGACGCGTATCCCGACATGACCTCAAAGCAGCGCGAAAACGCCTTCCTGCGACAGCATCACACGGCGTTCATCATGCAAATAGGCGACGCGCTCGCTTCCGGAAAGAAGCACGACGGGCGCGCTCCCGACTATGACGACTGGAAGCTGAACGGCGACATCATGTTTTACGACGAGCTGCTCGACTGCGCCCTCGAGATATCATCTATGGGCATTCGCGTCGACGCCGCTTCGATGGACGAGCAGCTTAAAAAGGCGAACGCCGACGAGCGCCGCCGCTTCCCCTTCCACAAAATGGTGCTGAACGGCACTCTGCCGCTGACGATAGGCGGCGGTATCGGACAGTCGCGGCTCTGCATGCTGCTGCTTCAAAAGGCGCACATCGGCGAGGTACAGGTCTCCGTCTGGGACGAGGACACCGTCGCCGCCTGCCGCAGGCACGGCGTAAAGCTGCTCTGA
- a CDS encoding nicotinate phosphoribosyltransferase: MKNERMPNISMLTDFYEMTMGNGYLKYFGEKTAYFDAFFRRVPDGGGFAVCAGLESVVDYISNLRFTGEDIDYLCRQKMFSEEFLEYLRDFKFVCDVWAIPEGTPVFPGEPLVTVRGPVAQAQLLETALLLLINHQTLIATKANRIVRAAGGRAVSEFGARRAHGTSSALFAARSAYIAGCANTSNVMAAQQFDIPCSGTMAHSWVQMFDSEYDAFAAYAETYPDACVLLIDTYNVLKSGLPNAIKVFDEVLAPMGKRPAGIRIDSGDIAYLTKKIRQRLDAAGYPDCKIVVSNSLDERIIRDTLVQGAQIDFFGVGERLVTSETEPVFGGVYKLCAVENDGEIIPKIKISENPAKITTPYFKKVYRLYERDTGKAIADVVTAYDETIDDTKPYEIFDPDYTWKRKIVTNFKARLITERIFDGGRLVYKLPDIEDIKKYCAEQIDTLWGEVTRFENPHNYYVDLSQRIWDIKNAILKKEQYNI, encoded by the coding sequence ATGAAGAACGAAAGAATGCCCAATATCTCGATGCTCACTGATTTCTATGAGATGACGATGGGGAACGGATACCTCAAATACTTCGGTGAAAAGACCGCGTACTTCGACGCGTTTTTCCGCCGCGTTCCCGACGGCGGCGGCTTCGCCGTCTGCGCCGGACTCGAGTCGGTCGTCGATTACATTTCGAACCTGCGCTTCACCGGCGAGGATATAGACTACCTGTGCCGTCAGAAAATGTTTTCCGAGGAGTTCCTCGAATATCTCCGCGACTTCAAGTTCGTCTGCGACGTGTGGGCGATACCGGAAGGCACACCGGTCTTCCCGGGCGAACCTCTCGTAACGGTGCGCGGTCCGGTCGCGCAGGCGCAGCTGCTTGAAACCGCGCTGCTTCTGCTCATAAACCATCAGACGCTTATCGCGACGAAGGCGAACCGCATCGTCCGCGCCGCCGGCGGCAGAGCCGTAAGCGAATTCGGCGCGCGCCGCGCTCACGGCACGAGCAGCGCTCTCTTCGCCGCGCGTTCCGCCTACATCGCCGGCTGCGCCAACACCTCGAACGTTATGGCCGCGCAGCAGTTCGATATCCCTTGCTCCGGCACGATGGCACATTCGTGGGTGCAGATGTTCGACAGCGAATACGACGCCTTCGCCGCCTACGCGGAGACCTATCCGGACGCCTGCGTCCTGCTCATCGACACGTATAACGTGCTGAAAAGCGGACTTCCGAACGCGATAAAAGTATTCGACGAGGTCCTCGCGCCGATGGGCAAGCGCCCCGCGGGAATACGCATAGACTCCGGCGACATCGCGTACCTGACGAAAAAGATCCGCCAGCGCCTCGACGCGGCGGGGTATCCCGACTGCAAGATCGTCGTCAGCAACTCCCTCGACGAACGCATCATCCGCGACACTCTCGTTCAGGGCGCGCAGATAGACTTCTTCGGCGTCGGCGAACGCCTCGTGACGAGCGAGACGGAGCCGGTTTTCGGCGGCGTCTACAAGCTCTGCGCGGTCGAGAACGACGGCGAGATAATCCCGAAGATAAAGATAAGCGAAAACCCCGCGAAGATCACCACGCCTTACTTCAAAAAGGTCTACCGCCTATACGAGCGCGACACCGGCAAGGCGATAGCCGACGTCGTTACCGCTTACGACGAAACGATCGACGACACGAAGCCCTACGAGATCTTCGACCCGGATTACACATGGAAGCGCAAGATTGTAACGAACTTCAAAGCGCGTCTTATCACCGAGCGCATCTTCGACGGCGGCAGGCTCGTATACAAGCTGCCCGATATCGAAGACATCAAGAAGTACTGCGCCGAGCAGATCGACACCCTCTGGGGCGAGGTCACACGCTTCGAGAATCCGCATAACTACTACGTCGACCTGTCGCAGCGCATCTGGGATATCAAGAACGCGATTCTGAAAAAGGAGCAGTATAACATTTGA
- the rlmH gene encoding 23S rRNA (pseudouridine(1915)-N(3))-methyltransferase RlmH: MIGVKIVCVGKLKESWLSAACAEYLKRLSRYCQPAVAELAEHTLPEKPNEAQIAAALEKEGEAILKACEGHYTVAACVEGEQMSSEELSRTLDRLSSEGKGRIAFVIGSSHGLSEKVKRAADMRLSVSEMTFPHQLFRVMLLEQIYRAFSISAGAKYHK, translated from the coding sequence TTGATCGGAGTCAAAATCGTCTGCGTGGGCAAGCTGAAGGAAAGCTGGCTTTCCGCCGCCTGCGCCGAATACCTCAAGCGGCTCTCGCGATACTGTCAGCCGGCGGTCGCGGAGCTTGCGGAGCATACGCTTCCGGAGAAGCCGAACGAGGCTCAGATCGCCGCCGCGCTTGAAAAAGAGGGCGAAGCGATACTCAAAGCGTGCGAGGGGCATTATACCGTAGCGGCGTGCGTCGAGGGAGAGCAGATGAGCTCGGAGGAGCTTTCGCGCACGCTCGACCGCCTTTCCTCCGAAGGGAAGGGCAGGATCGCCTTCGTGATCGGCAGTTCGCACGGCCTTTCCGAAAAGGTCAAGCGCGCCGCTGATATGCGCCTTTCGGTATCGGAGATGACATTTCCGCATCAGCTTTTCCGCGTGATGCTGCTTGAGCAAATCTACCGCGCCTTCTCGATTTCCGCGGGCGCGAAATACCACAAATAA
- a CDS encoding YicC family protein, whose product MVLSMTGFGRAEASVNGREIVFEIRSVNHRYFEFNSRVPKLYGFLEDPLKKLVRERISRGKIEAYLTVRQSEGSLARVRLNDGLLESYLSALKEMIAKHGLRDDISATAVSRFPDVFIVDDAEEDADALSADVFAVVAQALDVYNEMRRTEGAKLAEDIIERLALISGMVDRIEARAPELNREYFERLSRRIKELLESVQPDEGRLLTEAAVFSDKTNVTEEIVRLRSHISQFGAAMKASGGEPVGKRLDFIVQEMNREINTIGSKCNDMEITGIVIDVKAEIEKIREQIQNIE is encoded by the coding sequence ATGGTATTGAGCATGACCGGCTTCGGCAGAGCCGAGGCGTCGGTAAACGGACGCGAGATCGTTTTTGAGATACGCTCCGTCAACCACAGATACTTTGAATTCAACAGCAGGGTCCCGAAGCTTTACGGCTTCCTTGAAGATCCGCTGAAAAAGCTCGTGCGCGAGCGCATATCCCGCGGCAAAATAGAAGCGTATCTGACGGTGCGCCAGAGCGAAGGGAGCCTCGCCCGCGTACGCCTCAACGACGGACTGCTCGAGAGCTACCTTTCCGCGCTGAAGGAAATGATCGCGAAGCACGGTCTTCGCGACGACATTTCCGCCACGGCGGTCTCGCGCTTCCCGGACGTCTTCATCGTCGATGACGCCGAGGAGGACGCAGACGCGCTTTCCGCGGACGTGTTCGCGGTCGTGGCGCAGGCGCTGGACGTATATAACGAAATGCGCCGCACCGAAGGCGCCAAACTGGCGGAGGACATAATCGAACGCCTCGCGCTTATCTCCGGCATGGTCGACAGAATCGAAGCGCGTGCGCCGGAGCTCAACCGCGAATACTTCGAGCGCCTGTCCCGCCGCATAAAAGAACTGCTCGAGAGCGTCCAGCCGGACGAGGGCAGACTGCTGACCGAAGCGGCGGTATTTTCCGACAAGACCAACGTCACGGAAGAGATCGTCCGCCTGCGCAGTCATATTTCGCAGTTCGGCGCCGCGATGAAGGCCTCCGGCGGCGAGCCGGTCGGCAAGCGGCTCGACTTCATCGTTCAGGAAATGAACAGAGAGATAAACACCATCGGCTCCAAGTGCAACGACATGGAGATAACGGGAATCGTTATCGACGTGAAGGCTGAGATCGAAAAGATCAGGGAGCAGATACAGAACATCGAGTGA
- a CDS encoding DUF370 domain-containing protein — protein MKLISVGYGNMLAADRVVAVLGGVSAPTRRLVAEAREKGLLIDATCGRRTKSVIVTDSEHCVLSAVAPETIAARIKTEEEENEE, from the coding sequence ATGAAACTCATCAGCGTCGGATACGGCAATATGCTTGCCGCCGACCGCGTGGTCGCGGTGCTCGGCGGCGTCTCGGCGCCGACGAGGCGGCTCGTCGCGGAAGCGCGTGAAAAGGGGCTGCTTATCGACGCCACCTGCGGCAGACGCACAAAGTCCGTCATCGTTACCGATTCCGAGCACTGCGTGCTTTCGGCGGTCGCGCCGGAAACGATAGCCGCACGAATAAAGACGGAGGAAGAAGAGAATGAGGAATAA
- the gmk gene encoding guanylate kinase produces the protein MRNKRKGLLIVFSGPSGCGKTTILGEYMKGRDDCVFSVSATTRAPRPGEQEGVDYFYVTRKKFERMIKKGQLLEHTIYNENYYGTPLKPVLSAMKKGKDVVFDIEVDGASQVKKQYPDSVTIFLKPPSLEELRRRLEGRGTETQEAIEKRLARAEIEMGYADRYDHIIVNDTIEQAASELRGIIESAHEKQQ, from the coding sequence ATGAGGAATAAAAGAAAAGGGCTGCTGATAGTCTTTTCCGGCCCTTCCGGATGCGGAAAAACGACTATACTCGGCGAGTATATGAAAGGCCGCGACGACTGCGTGTTTTCGGTTTCAGCGACGACCCGCGCTCCGCGTCCCGGCGAACAGGAGGGCGTGGACTACTTCTACGTCACGCGCAAAAAGTTCGAGCGTATGATCAAAAAGGGTCAGCTGCTCGAGCATACGATTTATAACGAGAACTATTACGGAACGCCGCTGAAACCCGTGCTTTCCGCGATGAAGAAGGGGAAGGACGTCGTTTTCGATATCGAAGTCGACGGCGCTTCGCAGGTCAAAAAGCAGTATCCGGACTCGGTAACGATATTCCTCAAGCCGCCGAGCCTGGAGGAGCTACGCCGCCGTCTTGAAGGCAGAGGCACCGAAACTCAGGAGGCGATCGAGAAGCGCCTCGCCCGCGCCGAGATCGAGATGGGTTACGCGGACAGGTACGATCATATCATCGTCAACGACACCATCGAGCAGGCGGCGTCCGAACTGCGCGGCATCATCGAGTCCGCGCACGAAAAACAGCAGTAA